In Rhizobium etli CFN 42, the sequence GTGTTGGCCTTGCCGCCTTCGCCGGCCGGGATGAGCGTGAAGATCACGTTGCCGAAGAAATCCGTTAGCCCCTCCTGATTGACGAGGCGGGCATAGTGCCACGTGCCGCCGTCCCAGATGCCGGCCTTGCCGGTGGCGACTTCCTTCCACCACTGGTCGCCCGGCATGCCGATGTGGTTCTTCTTGGTGACGCCTGATTTAACGGCGTCGGCGAAGAACTGGTAGGTGCGGGTCATCGCGGCCTTGTCGAAGACAAGCTTGCCGCCTTCTTCCATCGTGCCGCCGAAGCTGGTGTAGAACTGCCAGTAATCCGGGCCGTTGCTGGTGCGCGGATAAAAGCCGTAGCCGGGCTGGACGAGGCCCCTGTCCTGCATCTTCTTGGCGTCTTCGAGCAGGTTCTTCATCGTATACTTGCCGTCCTGCACGTTCTGCGGCAGGGCGTCGAGATCGGCGTCGCTGTAGCCGATCGCCTTCATGTAAGGCTTCCAGAAGAACATCGGCCGGGATTCGGCATCCTGCGGGATGCCGTAGACGGTGCCGTTGTAGGAGGCGATCTTCAGAAGATTTTCGTAGATGCCGTTGAGCGGCCAGGAATCGAGGTCGACATAATCTTCGATCGGAACGATCAGGCCGGACTGCGACCAGGGCGCGATGTCTTCGTGGCCGCTGACGACGATGTTCGGGGCGGTCTTGGCTTCCGCCGCAAGGGTCAAGGCCTGTTTGAAGTCTTCCCAGGCGCTATAGGGCTTCTTCTCGACGGTGATTTTCAGATCTTCGCCCTTGAGGGCGGCTTCGCGCTGCAGCTGCTGGGCTGCGATCTCAATGGCGTCGAGACGATAGGTATCGTTCGGGCCGGTGCCGCCGGCCCAGACGCTAATGGTGACGTCTTTGGCGAGAGCAAATGCGGAGGTCGAGGCCAGGATGGCGGCCGCGATCGTAAGGGACTTCAATGTCGGCAAAATGGTCATCTTCTTCATCTCCCCAGAAGAGCAGTGTGAGGCCTCTTTGACGGGTCATCACTGGTGTTGACGACCGCTTCGAAACCCGCGAAAACGTGACAAGTCCCGCTCTATGGGCTGAACGTAACGGCCGAATGACAAATTTGAGCACGTGTGCAAAATTATTATGACGATGTGCGCGGCACTTGCAAGCGGCGGTGTTCGGCGGGCATCTTTTATGCTTCAAATTGCGCCTTTCCTGGTCTAGCATCGCCTCATGAGCCTTGAATCCGTCCGCGCCTTCCTCCGTGCTCACGCACCCGATGTTGAAATCATCGAAACCGCCGAGAGCTCCTCGACCGTGACGCTTGCCGCCGAAGCCCATGGCGTCGAGCCCGCTCAGATCGCCAAGACGATCTGCCTGCGCGTCGGCGAGCAGATGATGCTGGTCGTCGCCGGCGGTACAGCGCGGCTCGACAATCGCAAGTTCAAGGACACTTTCGGCGCCAAGGGGCGCATGCTCGATGCCGAAGAGGTCGTGGCGGTGACCAGCCATCCCGTCGGCGGTGTCTGCCCGTTCGGCCTGCCCTCGCCACTGCCCATTTATTGCGATGTTTCGCTGAAACGCTTCGAAGAAGTGGTGCCGGCGGCCGGCTCGACCAATTCGGCCGTGCGCATCGCCACAGGACGGCTTGCCGAGTTGACCGGCGCCAGCTGGGTCGATGTCTGCCAGTAAAGCGGCCGAAGAACTTCAAACGCCGGAAAGAGTACCTATATTCTATCCCGACATGCCGTGAGTGCGCATGACAGGGAGACCAGAATGCCGAGTGCCGTTTCGCGTTTTGCCAGGATCGCAGCCATTGCCGTACTGACGAGCGCTACCGTTTTTGCCACGATCAGCGATGCCGATGCGCGCCGCGCCGGCGGCTTCGGCGGGTTCGGAAGCCGTGGCACCCGTACTTTCAGCGCGCCTCCGGTTACCCGCACAGCACCTGCCCCGGCTGCCCCCATTGAACGCTCGATGACGCCGCGGCCGCAGACGACCGCACCCTATAATACCCAGCAGCCCGGCTACGCCCAGCAGCGCTCCGGCTTCTTCAACGGCTTCGGCCGATCGATGATCGGAGGCCTGATCGCCGGCGGTCTTCTCGGCATGCTGCTCGGCCACGGTTTCGGCGGCGGCTTCGGCTTCTTCGGTATGTTGCTGCAGATCGCCCTGATCGGGGGCGCCGTCATGCTCGCCATGCGCTATTTCGCCAACCGCCGCCAGCCTTCTTACGGCGCCGGCGGCCAGAGCCGGTCCTACGGCCAGTCCTTCAACATGGCGCCCACGAACCATTCGTCGTTTCATATCCCGGCGATCGGCTCGGGCGCCGGTTACGGCGGACAGTCACGCGGCAATCGCCCGAGCGACGAGATCGGACTGACCCAGGCTGATCTCGACCAGTTTGAGGAGTTGTTGACGAGCGTGCAGACCGCTTACGGCGCCGAAGACTACGGCACGTTGCGCCGGCTGACGACGCCTGAGGCAATGTCCTACCTTGCCGAAGAACTGGGAGAAAACGCCACCAATGGCGTGCGCAACCGTGTCTCCGACGTCAAGCTGCTGCAGGGCGATATTGCCGAGGCTTGGCGCGAGAACGGCCAGGAATATGCGACGCTCGCCATGCGCTATTCCTCGATCGATGCGATGGTTGAACGCGATAGCGGTCGCGTCGTCTCCGGCGACGACCGCCGTCCGAGCGAAAGCACCGAGATCTGGACGTTCGTGCGCAAGTCCGGCGCGGACTGGAAGCTCGCTGCGATCCAGGGCACGGGCCAGCGTGCCGCCTAGAGCCTTTCATGTTTTGACGGAAGCGTAGCCAGCATTTGAGAAGTAGTTGGCGCATTCCTCTGGCTTGATAGTGTCGGCGAGTATGCCCAGATGGCGCCAGGTTTCCTCGATGGTTCGCTTTTGGGCCTGGCGCATCCAGTGCTTGATCTTGGCGAAGGCCTGCTCGATCGGGTTAAGGTCGGGGGAATATTTCGGCAGGAACCAGAGCCTGGCGCCGACGGCCCTGATGGCATCGCGGATGGCCTTGGCTTTGTGAGAGCCGAGATTATCGAGGATGACGATGTCGCCAGGTTTGAGGGTCGGGATCAACTGCTGGCGGACATAGGCGTGAAAGCATTCGCCATTGATGGGACCGTCGAAGACGCAGGGTGCAGTGAGCTTGTCGCAGCGTAGGGCGCCGAGGAAGGTGAGGGTGCGCCAGCGGCCATGCGGGGCAAAGCCGCGTAATCTTTTGCCCCTCGGCCCCCAGCCGCGTAACGGCGCCATGTTGGTGCGGATCCAGGTCTCGTCAATAAAGACGAGCCGCTTCGGATCGAAGCGGTCTTGCCAGGCTTTCCAGCGGGCTCTGCGGCGGGCAATGTCGGCGCGGCCCTGCTCAAGGGCGAACAGCGTTTTTTTTAAAGCTCAAGCCCTCGCGGCGCATGAACTGCCAGATGGCATTGTGGGAGACGCTCACACCGCGGGCGGCTAACTCATCCTTCAGCCGATGTAGCGTCAGATGTGATGTCTGCTCGATCTGCTCGACAATGAAGGCGCGGTGCGGCTCCAGCACACGTCGGCGATGGCCGCCCATCTTACCGGGCGACACACTACCGGTGGCCCGATAACGCTGCGACCACTTCACCACGGATGAGATAGCTATGTTGAACCGCTCCGCCACCACCCGGCAGCTCTGACCGTCCACAACCGCTGCAATGACTCGCTCGCGAAGATCATTCGAATAGGGTCGCGTCATGGATGCTGGCCTCCATTCCAGCATCCATCATGAATCACAAATCTGCTGATTTGGGAATCCCGCACCGATTCCGATAAGAAATGATCCGCTCTAAGGAAGCCAGCCTTTATAGATGCCGCCAAACAGTTAGTTCGGGCGGCATTTTCAATTCACCGCGACCGGCTTGGAGCGCATGCGGGAGACCGTCTCGCGCTCCGCCCGCTTGCAGCGCATCGGCGGCAGGCCGCGATCCATCAGGTCCATGTCCTCGAGCACCATATCGCCCATCTTCTTGAAGGCGCTGTCGAGCGCACCGGCCCGGTGTGCCGAGCGGATGAAGCCTTTCAGGCTGCGTACCGGATGATCAAGCGGCAGCGGCTCCTCAGGGTAGACGTCGCTTGCGGCGACGATATGGCCTGACGAAACGGCCGCCATCAATGCGTCGAAATCGACGACGTCGGCGCGGCTGAGCAGGATGAAGGCCGCGCCCCTGCGCATGCTGGAAAAGGCCTCGGCGCCGAGAAATCGCTTATTTTCGCTGGTGACGGCTGCGACGACAAAGATGAAATCGCTCTTCGTCAGGACATCCTCCAGGCTTGCCGGTTCGACGCCGTTTTCCTCGAGCATTGAGCGGGGCAGCCAGGGATCGAACACTCTGATGCGCGCCCTGAAGCCGGACAGAACCCGGCGCAGGGCCTTGCCGAGATCGCCGAAGCCGACGATGCCGATCTCCGAGCCGGCGATCAGCCGGGCGCTGGCATTGCCCTCCCCTCCCCAGAGTTCGGTGCCCTCTTGGAAAGCGATATCCGCATCGACGATGCCCCGCGCAAGCGCCAGCGCGAAGCCGAGGCCGATTTCGGCGACCGGCTCTGCAAAGACCTGCCCTGTCGTGACGACATGAATGCCGCGCTGGAAAAGCACCTCGTAGGGCATGTTGTTCAAGAGATTGCTCTCGACGTTTAGGATCGAGCGCAAGGCAGGCATCCTGGCCAGCGTTTCGGCTGAGAGCGGCGGCTGTCCAATGATGTATCGCGCCCTGCCGAGGATATCGTCGCCAAGCCCGGCGATATTTTCGGGATCGGCTTCGACAATCTCGTATTTCGAATGCAGTGCGGCGCGCGCTTCATCGCTGAAGATCAGATCGAGCGAGCGCGGCTCGGGCGCGCTGATTGCCAGCGGCCGTTCAGTGTTCGTCATGGGGCTCTCCTCCATAGGGCGCTTGCATCGCCGCGGCTGGATGATTGATAGCCGTTGCGCAGGCGCGTTTCCAGTTCGCAGGCGTCCGTCGCCTAAAATCAGAAACAATGTTCGAATGATGCGAGGGTTCAAGCTCATAACAGCGTCCGTTGCGCGTCACGAGAGAGACGCGCTGTCGAGGAAGCGCCGTCGCTATCAAAAGCGGCATCTGCCTATCTGATAAGCATTTGAATTGCCTAGGTCTTTTCGTTGACGGCGAAAACGCTTTGCACTAGCTTGGTATGCGCGGCCCGAACCGGTGTTCGGCGACCGCAGGATATTCGATAACTCTAGGGATCAAGCCATGAAATCAGCACTCAAGAGCGGCCTGCTTGCTTTGGCTGTCGCGGCGCTACCAGCCGTCGCCTCCGCCCACCCCGCCATTGGCGAAGCGGCCGGATTCAGTCATGGTTTCGTCCATCCGATCTCCGGCCTTGATCATGTCCTCGCCATGGTGATGGTCGGCGTCTTTGCATGTCAGCTCGGCGCCCGCGCCACTTGGCTGGTGCCGGCGACCTTCGTCCTGGTGATGGCGCTCGGCGGCGCCCTTGGCATTGCCGGCGTGAATGTCCCCTTTGTCGAAGCCGGTATTGCGCTTTCCGTCGTCGTCCTCGGTGCCGTCGTCGCGCTTAACGTTAAGGCGCCACTCGCCGCATCACTTGGCCTCATCGGGCTCTTCGCCATCTTCCACGGCCATGCGCATGGCGCCGAAATGCCGGAGGATGCTGCTGGCGCGGCCTATGCTGCCGGTTTCATGATCGCGACGGCGCTGCTGCATGCCGCCGGCCTCGGTCTCGGCTACGTCGTCGGCCGCGCCGGCGGACGTAATGGCGTCTTCCTGACGCGCACGGCTGGCGGCATTGCCACTGTCGCAGGCATCGGCATCCTGGCCGGCTTGCTCTGAGCCTGATGGCTTTAGGTCACCTTTGGCCGCCGTAATTGTCCCGGTCCAACAACAACGTCCGGTATGCTCAAGGCATAAGGCTTCGGTGCCACTGAAATGAAGAGGAAAGGGGCGCGGTCTGATCCGCGCCCCTCCTTTTTCATCAGCCTTCCAGCCACTTCACCTCGTCGGGCGTCAGCCGGATGTCCAGCGCAGAGAGGCTGTCTTCCAGTTCGGCGACGGTGCGCGGCCCGATCAGCGGAATGACCGGGAAAGGCTGGGCGATCACATAGGCAAGCGCGATGTGGATCGGGTTGCGGCCGAGCTTGTTGGCGAGCTCGATGGCGCGGTCGCGGCGTCCGAAATTGCGCTCGGAATACCAGACGCGCACGATCTCCTCATCGTCCCGCTTGTCGCGGCCGGCGCGGTCGGTAAAGAAGCCGCG encodes:
- a CDS encoding hydroxyacid dehydrogenase, with product MTNTERPLAISAPEPRSLDLIFSDEARAALHSKYEIVEADPENIAGLGDDILGRARYIIGQPPLSAETLARMPALRSILNVESNLLNNMPYEVLFQRGIHVVTTGQVFAEPVAEIGLGFALALARGIVDADIAFQEGTELWGGEGNASARLIAGSEIGIVGFGDLGKALRRVLSGFRARIRVFDPWLPRSMLEENGVEPASLEDVLTKSDFIFVVAAVTSENKRFLGAEAFSSMRRGAAFILLSRADVVDFDALMAAVSSGHIVAASDVYPEEPLPLDHPVRSLKGFIRSAHRAGALDSAFKKMGDMVLEDMDLMDRGLPPMRCKRAERETVSRMRSKPVAVN
- a CDS encoding extracellular solute-binding protein, translating into MTILPTLKSLTIAAAILASTSAFALAKDVTISVWAGGTGPNDTYRLDAIEIAAQQLQREAALKGEDLKITVEKKPYSAWEDFKQALTLAAEAKTAPNIVVSGHEDIAPWSQSGLIVPIEDYVDLDSWPLNGIYENLLKIASYNGTVYGIPQDAESRPMFFWKPYMKAIGYSDADLDALPQNVQDGKYTMKNLLEDAKKMQDRGLVQPGYGFYPRTSNGPDYWQFYTSFGGTMEEGGKLVFDKAAMTRTYQFFADAVKSGVTKKNHIGMPGDQWWKEVATGKAGIWDGGTWHYARLVNQEGLTDFFGNVIFTLIPAGEGGKANTLTHPLVYLLTAGHDKEETDIAAQLITIASEPRINALHAVKSAHLGISEAESEVDFYSADRWTREATERLLPHANAMPNNSDFGTYWNIMWKNLEASWTGAKTVDAAIGDAESELKSTLGDKIVIR
- a CDS encoding IS630-like element ISRel6 family transposase (programmed frameshift), with amino-acid sequence MTRPYSNDLRERVIAAVVDGQSCRVVAERFNIAISSVVKWSQRYRATGSVSPGKMGGHRRRVLEPHRAFIVEQIEQTSHLTLHRLKDELAARGVSVSHNAIWQFMRREGLSFKKTLFALEQGRADIARRRARWKAWQDRFDPKRLVFIDETWIRTNMAPLRGWGPRGKRLRGFAPHGRWRTLTFLGALRCDKLTAPCVFDGPINGECFHAYVRQQLIPTLKPGDIVILDNLGSHKAKAIRDAIRAVGARLWFLPKYSPDLNPIEQAFAKIKHWMRQAQKRTIEETWRHLGILADTIKPEECANYFSNAGYASVKT
- a CDS encoding Tim44 domain-containing protein, with amino-acid sequence MPSAVSRFARIAAIAVLTSATVFATISDADARRAGGFGGFGSRGTRTFSAPPVTRTAPAPAAPIERSMTPRPQTTAPYNTQQPGYAQQRSGFFNGFGRSMIGGLIAGGLLGMLLGHGFGGGFGFFGMLLQIALIGGAVMLAMRYFANRRQPSYGAGGQSRSYGQSFNMAPTNHSSFHIPAIGSGAGYGGQSRGNRPSDEIGLTQADLDQFEELLTSVQTAYGAEDYGTLRRLTTPEAMSYLAEELGENATNGVRNRVSDVKLLQGDIAEAWRENGQEYATLAMRYSSIDAMVERDSGRVVSGDDRRPSESTEIWTFVRKSGADWKLAAIQGTGQRAA
- a CDS encoding HupE/UreJ family protein, encoding MKSALKSGLLALAVAALPAVASAHPAIGEAAGFSHGFVHPISGLDHVLAMVMVGVFACQLGARATWLVPATFVLVMALGGALGIAGVNVPFVEAGIALSVVVLGAVVALNVKAPLAASLGLIGLFAIFHGHAHGAEMPEDAAGAAYAAGFMIATALLHAAGLGLGYVVGRAGGRNGVFLTRTAGGIATVAGIGILAGLL
- a CDS encoding YbaK/EbsC family protein; this encodes MSLESVRAFLRAHAPDVEIIETAESSSTVTLAAEAHGVEPAQIAKTICLRVGEQMMLVVAGGTARLDNRKFKDTFGAKGRMLDAEEVVAVTSHPVGGVCPFGLPSPLPIYCDVSLKRFEEVVPAAGSTNSAVRIATGRLAELTGASWVDVCQ